One Sphingobacteruim zhuxiongii DNA window includes the following coding sequences:
- a CDS encoding TonB-dependent receptor: MSIKACYIFALLCCFQLRAETFSQTLSYKANSVRLENLFNYIEKRSDFLVLYDNNVVKRTKPLNLDAKNLSLKSFLELILEDQPLSYVIDDKTIFINAKHAKPAPTTREERLEAKRLDRLQRTIKGRVADEKGQPLVGVSVTEKGTNNGTITNVEGNFELVIGNVQGSLVFSLIGYESIEKPIGQTNEFSIALIPSVNDLDEVVVVGYGVQKKVNLTGAVSAVSGKDIQTRPVGQTSAALQGMAPGVTVTQRSGKPGSDAATIRIRGIGTLSDANPLVLIDGVEGSVNNIDPNLIESISILKDAASSSIYGSRAANGVILVTTKRGTGDRVTLSYNNYFGWQSPTNMPKLVNALDHMLLTNEAYTNVGSSPLYPAAILDAYRAQGDGSSDQYPNTDWQKESLLGSGFQQSHFVTLNAGSNKVRTLASFGYYDQKGLMLNSGFKRYTLRNNLDIEITEKLAAKIDLQYVNPVITSPAQSIDDLFQWMNSLPANQTFRNSNGTWGLGWNGNNPVSAAADGGIATEKGPWGAVNASLIFKPFSWLTAEANYAPKYATTLNKNFREKVQSYHPDGSKSFAVPQRSALTERHTQQLFNNMRATLTFNKSFADHHLSWLLGASREDFHEDMLRGFRDTYILPDYPVLNTGSALNQSAEGTAEEWALQSFFSRINYNFKDRYLLELNARYDGSSRFLKGNRYGFFPSASAGWRFSEEPFMEESKSWLNEGKLRASWGKLGNQNIGPYPAVSALDLGSFNMGNAIVNTAALNNMSNPGITWESTEEQNIGIDLTLFKNFSLTADYFHRKTSDILLKLDIPLTMGLNAPNQNAGIVENRGWEVALNYRSDRNREFRYDLTFNLSDVKNKILDLRGISNTGLLVHREGYAISSILGYEVEGYFQTQEEIDNHAKQFGTLAPGDLKYKDQNADGLINEADKLIIGSTVPRMTYSLNANMMYKGIDFGFLLQGVGKADGYLHGAGIQPFTTTGAIGGTIREDNKDRWTPDNPNAKYPRLAFGQNNNSQSSQFWMKNASYLRVKNVQLGYTLPTTTMDRIGINRLRLFVNGSNLFSFDKFWDGYDVEAPVGTGFFYPQVKVYTFGLDITF, encoded by the coding sequence ATGTCTATCAAAGCATGTTATATTTTTGCCTTACTATGTTGTTTTCAACTGCGTGCAGAGACATTTTCGCAGACCTTATCCTATAAAGCCAACTCGGTTAGATTGGAAAACCTTTTCAACTATATCGAAAAACGAAGTGATTTCTTGGTATTATACGATAACAATGTCGTTAAGCGAACTAAACCACTCAACTTAGATGCGAAGAATCTATCCTTAAAAAGTTTCTTAGAGCTGATCCTCGAAGATCAACCTTTATCGTATGTAATAGACGATAAAACCATTTTTATCAACGCCAAGCATGCGAAGCCGGCGCCAACAACACGGGAAGAGCGATTGGAGGCAAAAAGACTCGATCGCCTGCAACGTACAATTAAAGGTCGTGTTGCAGATGAGAAAGGCCAACCGTTAGTTGGAGTTTCAGTCACAGAAAAAGGCACCAATAATGGCACAATAACGAATGTAGAAGGAAATTTTGAACTCGTTATTGGCAATGTACAAGGGAGTTTAGTTTTTTCTTTGATAGGATATGAGTCCATTGAAAAGCCAATTGGACAAACCAATGAATTTAGTATCGCGTTAATTCCTTCAGTAAACGATTTGGACGAGGTGGTAGTTGTAGGCTACGGTGTTCAAAAGAAGGTTAATCTAACTGGAGCCGTTTCTGCTGTTTCCGGCAAAGATATACAAACACGCCCTGTCGGACAGACATCGGCCGCCCTACAGGGGATGGCGCCAGGGGTAACCGTTACTCAACGTTCGGGCAAGCCGGGCTCTGATGCAGCAACCATTCGTATACGCGGTATTGGAACCCTAAGTGATGCGAATCCTTTAGTTCTTATTGATGGGGTAGAAGGATCCGTGAATAATATTGATCCAAATTTAATTGAGTCAATTTCCATCTTAAAAGATGCGGCATCGTCTTCAATCTATGGTTCTAGAGCTGCAAATGGCGTTATTCTCGTAACTACAAAGAGAGGGACAGGAGACCGCGTTACGTTATCTTACAACAATTATTTCGGATGGCAGAGCCCGACGAATATGCCAAAGCTTGTGAACGCGTTAGATCACATGCTTTTAACCAATGAAGCATACACCAATGTTGGTAGTTCTCCTTTATATCCGGCAGCAATATTAGATGCCTACCGTGCGCAAGGCGACGGAAGTTCAGACCAATATCCGAATACCGATTGGCAGAAAGAATCGCTTTTAGGTTCTGGATTCCAACAAAGTCATTTTGTGACGTTAAATGCAGGATCTAATAAAGTCAGAACATTGGCATCGTTCGGTTATTATGATCAAAAAGGCTTAATGCTAAATAGCGGTTTCAAACGCTATACTTTACGGAATAATCTAGATATTGAAATCACCGAGAAATTAGCAGCAAAGATCGATCTGCAATATGTAAACCCCGTAATTACATCGCCTGCTCAAAGTATTGATGATCTGTTCCAATGGATGAACAGTCTCCCTGCAAATCAAACCTTTCGGAACTCCAATGGAACCTGGGGATTAGGCTGGAACGGTAATAACCCTGTTTCTGCGGCTGCTGATGGCGGGATTGCAACAGAAAAAGGGCCATGGGGAGCAGTAAATGCCAGTTTAATTTTCAAACCTTTTTCTTGGTTGACCGCCGAAGCAAACTATGCTCCAAAATACGCGACAACGCTCAATAAAAATTTCCGGGAGAAGGTGCAATCGTATCACCCCGATGGAAGCAAGAGTTTTGCCGTGCCGCAACGCTCAGCATTGACTGAAAGACATACTCAGCAATTGTTTAATAACATGCGGGCAACGCTGACCTTCAACAAGTCATTTGCCGATCATCACCTAAGCTGGTTATTAGGGGCATCCCGTGAAGATTTTCATGAAGATATGTTAAGGGGGTTCCGAGATACTTACATACTACCAGATTACCCCGTATTGAATACTGGGTCTGCATTAAATCAATCTGCAGAGGGAACTGCCGAAGAATGGGCATTACAATCCTTCTTCAGTCGGATCAACTATAATTTCAAGGATCGTTACTTATTAGAACTAAATGCTCGATACGATGGATCTTCACGTTTCTTGAAAGGAAACCGATACGGATTCTTTCCATCAGCGTCCGCAGGATGGCGTTTCTCTGAGGAACCCTTTATGGAAGAATCGAAGTCATGGTTAAATGAAGGTAAGTTAAGAGCATCTTGGGGTAAACTAGGCAATCAGAACATTGGCCCATATCCTGCAGTTTCTGCACTAGATTTAGGGTCTTTTAATATGGGAAATGCCATTGTTAATACCGCAGCCTTGAACAATATGTCAAACCCTGGTATCACTTGGGAATCTACTGAAGAACAAAATATTGGTATTGATTTAACACTCTTTAAGAACTTCAGTTTGACAGCCGATTATTTCCATCGCAAGACAAGTGATATCCTCTTGAAATTAGATATTCCTCTAACAATGGGTTTAAATGCACCGAATCAAAATGCCGGTATTGTTGAAAATAGAGGATGGGAAGTCGCATTAAATTACCGAAGTGATCGAAACAGAGAATTTCGTTACGACTTAACCTTTAACCTGTCTGACGTTAAGAACAAGATATTAGATCTGCGTGGCATTTCAAACACAGGACTGTTAGTTCATCGTGAGGGCTATGCAATCAGTTCTATACTAGGTTATGAGGTAGAAGGTTATTTCCAAACACAGGAAGAGATAGATAACCATGCAAAGCAATTCGGAACATTAGCACCTGGTGACTTGAAATATAAGGATCAAAATGCCGACGGTTTAATCAATGAGGCGGACAAGTTAATTATTGGTAGTACGGTGCCTCGAATGACCTATTCGTTAAATGCAAATATGATGTATAAGGGCATAGATTTTGGATTCTTATTACAAGGTGTCGGAAAAGCTGATGGTTATTTGCACGGAGCAGGTATACAGCCATTCACCACGACAGGGGCAATCGGAGGTACGATACGTGAAGACAATAAAGACCGATGGACACCTGATAATCCGAATGCAAAATACCCTCGTTTAGCTTTTGGACAGAACAATAATTCGCAGTCATCACAATTTTGGATGAAGAATGCTTCTTACCTGCGTGTGAAGAACGTACAGTTGGGCTATACGCTACCAACTACAACAATGGACAGAATAGGAATTAATCGTTTACGATTGTTTGTGAACGGCTCCAATTTATTCTCCTTTGACAAGTTCTGGGATGGTTATGATGTAGAAGCCCCTGTGGGTACGGGATTTTTCTACCCACAAGTAAAGGTGTATACATTTGGATTAGATATCACATTTTAA
- a CDS encoding FecR family protein, which translates to MQNNLELKDYEEFFRLLSGLPEEELTNLFSQPTTQDDNLNEMDSFINERVALLQRSIQQTIAENSEKQETPVQSIKKINWGRWISVAASIVFVFGIISYQFYWKNEDPMVEEVVMKKIDVSPGRDAAVMLIDGKEIVLDGEKSGVVLSDSAFTYLDGSDPTKLHAQEIQLITPRAGQYQMVLSDGTKVWMNAASRLIVASDFNIKNRNVQLTGEAYFEVKKNKDLPFIIHSKRQDIKVLGTSFNVNAYEDEPFAKTTLVSGSLNVNNQILKPNQQAILNQKNKQIETFNVDANLASSWKDGVLNLSGLSFDECMRIIGRWYDLDIQYEGAIPKIELAGKMSRGVKLSTFLDFLNQNTGVKAEIQANRKLIIK; encoded by the coding sequence TTGCAAAATAATCTAGAACTGAAGGACTATGAGGAGTTTTTTAGACTTTTATCTGGTTTGCCGGAAGAGGAGTTGACGAATCTTTTTTCTCAACCAACAACGCAGGATGATAATCTAAACGAGATGGACAGCTTTATCAATGAAAGAGTTGCACTCCTGCAGCGCTCAATTCAGCAAACAATAGCCGAAAATTCAGAAAAACAGGAAACACCTGTTCAAAGCATAAAGAAAATAAATTGGGGACGTTGGATTTCCGTAGCGGCGAGTATTGTTTTCGTCTTTGGAATCATATCCTATCAATTCTATTGGAAGAATGAGGATCCTATGGTAGAAGAGGTCGTTATGAAGAAAATCGATGTCTCTCCCGGACGAGATGCCGCGGTAATGCTTATTGACGGAAAGGAAATTGTATTGGACGGGGAGAAGTCAGGTGTGGTACTTTCTGACTCTGCGTTTACTTACCTAGATGGCTCTGATCCAACAAAGCTACATGCGCAAGAAATCCAACTAATTACACCGCGTGCAGGCCAATACCAAATGGTACTGAGCGATGGGACGAAAGTTTGGATGAATGCTGCAAGCCGATTAATTGTAGCTTCTGACTTCAATATAAAAAATAGGAATGTTCAACTGACAGGAGAAGCATATTTTGAAGTAAAGAAGAATAAGGACTTACCCTTCATTATCCATTCTAAACGACAAGATATTAAAGTTCTAGGAACCTCCTTCAATGTGAATGCCTACGAGGATGAACCCTTTGCCAAGACTACCCTTGTTTCTGGTTCATTAAATGTCAATAATCAAATTTTGAAGCCAAACCAGCAGGCAATACTGAATCAGAAGAATAAACAGATCGAGACTTTTAACGTCGATGCTAATCTCGCGTCTTCCTGGAAAGATGGCGTATTAAATCTCAGTGGATTAAGTTTTGACGAATGCATGCGCATTATTGGTCGATGGTATGATCTGGATATTCAATACGAGGGAGCGATTCCGAAAATTGAGCTTGCAGGTAAAATGAGCCGAGGAGTGAAGCTGTCTACTTTTCTAGATTTTCTAAACCAGAACACTGGCGTGAAAGCGGAGATTCAAGCAAATCGGAAGCTTATAATTAAGTAA
- a CDS encoding RNA polymerase sigma factor produces the protein MSNIMSNAAVIDVKLLLGELKAGSMPAFNSLYMYYSPQLYAHLLKFLKSPELVEEVLQEVFVKVWNLREEIEPDRGFKTFIYTIASNLAINLIKKINRDKVLQSEIWASSISYYLHSEEKLINKEKLEIIDRAIATLSPKRREILLFCKVEGKSYKEVADMLGISVSTVSNQLVNAVHDIRNFIVKNYTEEYLVGVLIAIFIQF, from the coding sequence TTGAGCAATATAATGAGTAATGCTGCTGTAATTGACGTTAAATTACTCTTAGGAGAGCTGAAAGCGGGAAGTATGCCGGCCTTCAATAGTCTCTATATGTATTATTCCCCGCAACTGTATGCTCATTTACTGAAGTTTCTAAAAAGTCCCGAGTTAGTGGAAGAAGTGTTACAAGAGGTATTTGTTAAAGTCTGGAATTTACGCGAAGAGATTGAGCCTGATCGCGGATTTAAGACTTTTATATACACGATTGCGAGCAATTTAGCCATCAACCTTATCAAAAAAATCAATCGAGATAAGGTCTTGCAATCTGAGATATGGGCAAGTTCCATTTCCTATTATCTTCACTCTGAAGAGAAACTAATCAATAAGGAGAAATTAGAGATAATTGATCGTGCCATTGCGACACTGAGCCCCAAGCGTCGTGAAATCTTATTGTTTTGTAAAGTAGAGGGAAAGAGTTACAAAGAAGTCGCTGATATGCTAGGGATTTCTGTTTCTACGGTGAGCAATCAATTGGTAAATGCAGTCCATGACATTCGAAATTTTATCGTTAAAAATTACACAGAAGAGTATCTCGTCGGTGTTTTAATCGCCATTTTCATTCAATTTTAA
- a CDS encoding helix-turn-helix domain-containing protein produces the protein MLRATAQPSGTTVDTLAKYSNEQLFDKAFHTHRTFYLEYLEKRKLSVDEFKMLYQEIGRLLITEGKLDSSILYYTRLDSLAKKNNDTENQMLAQLSIAEAYNRKKKYKQSQKVFENAQPLIAKLPEGVEKILANVEYSYFYYLSGKFELFTEQNLKNYTDLLAFMSAKKDVLEASDLNYVKMARAILSIYMANGYTMQENFAEAEKYLKVSKEIIEKNFPNDVYTGTVMLKLAFGQYYLFTKEFKLAIPYLQEVIRLGDTHNYKEFQYKARVFLAIANYQYGDFHEALKQSEIAIHSKIAVADYIDFEMEALRYAYLSSKELGATDKAMEYSKLFIEQDAALNDNRKSNFVNSFINNLEVHKLEEDIKDKSNTNYVLRYSLVGVSVLIVGLLLFTFYQLAENKKSKAKIKEYMDKLEEGEEAVVVPMKKGRPQAEESNVVIKDEIDDKTHKLLDKLVQFEHGDLFVDSRMSLSYLASYLGTNTITLSKIINTYKEMNFNDYINGLRIRYIIERIKNEPKFEQYKISYLAEVSGFSSHSIFSKAFKKSTGVTPSQFLDYLKGESV, from the coding sequence TTGCTTCGAGCGACTGCGCAGCCATCAGGTACTACGGTCGATACATTAGCAAAATACTCCAACGAACAACTTTTCGATAAAGCATTCCATACGCACCGTACCTTTTATTTGGAATACCTAGAGAAACGAAAGCTATCAGTCGATGAATTTAAAATGCTCTATCAAGAGATTGGAAGGCTATTGATTACAGAAGGTAAACTGGATTCATCAATTCTATACTATACTCGGCTGGACTCTTTAGCTAAAAAAAACAATGATACCGAGAATCAGATGCTTGCTCAGCTATCTATCGCTGAGGCTTATAACCGAAAAAAGAAATACAAACAGAGTCAAAAAGTATTTGAAAATGCGCAGCCATTAATTGCTAAACTACCTGAAGGAGTGGAGAAAATTCTAGCGAATGTCGAATACAGCTACTTCTACTACTTAAGCGGAAAATTCGAGTTATTCACGGAACAAAACTTAAAGAACTATACTGATTTGCTTGCATTCATGTCTGCAAAGAAAGACGTGCTCGAAGCAAGTGATTTGAATTATGTGAAGATGGCGCGTGCGATACTTTCTATCTACATGGCCAATGGTTACACCATGCAAGAGAATTTCGCGGAAGCGGAGAAATACCTTAAAGTTTCAAAAGAAATAATAGAGAAGAACTTTCCAAATGATGTTTATACGGGGACTGTTATGCTTAAATTAGCATTCGGACAGTATTATCTTTTTACAAAGGAGTTCAAATTAGCAATTCCCTATCTCCAAGAGGTGATAAGACTCGGAGACACGCATAATTATAAAGAATTTCAATATAAAGCACGCGTATTTCTAGCGATTGCGAACTATCAATACGGAGATTTCCATGAGGCATTAAAGCAATCGGAGATTGCAATTCATTCGAAGATCGCTGTTGCAGATTACATAGATTTTGAAATGGAAGCACTGCGATATGCCTACCTATCAAGTAAAGAGCTAGGGGCAACGGATAAAGCGATGGAATATTCCAAGCTCTTTATAGAACAAGATGCTGCTTTAAATGATAATCGGAAGTCGAACTTCGTCAACTCCTTCATCAATAATTTAGAGGTTCATAAACTTGAGGAAGATATTAAAGATAAGAGTAATACCAACTATGTCCTTCGCTATAGTTTGGTGGGAGTCAGTGTATTAATCGTTGGTTTATTGTTGTTTACTTTCTATCAATTAGCGGAGAATAAGAAAAGTAAGGCTAAGATCAAGGAATATATGGATAAGCTCGAGGAGGGCGAAGAGGCTGTAGTTGTGCCGATGAAAAAGGGAAGACCACAAGCTGAGGAATCCAATGTTGTTATCAAGGATGAAATAGATGATAAGACCCATAAGCTATTGGATAAGTTAGTCCAATTTGAACATGGTGACCTTTTTGTAGATAGCCGAATGAGCTTGTCATACCTTGCTAGTTATTTAGGAACGAATACCATTACGCTGTCTAAAATTATCAATACGTATAAAGAAATGAATTTCAATGATTATATCAATGGTCTCCGCATTCGCTATATCATTGAACGCATTAAGAATGAACCTAAGTTTGAGCAGTATAAAATCAGCTATTTAGCAGAAGTGTCTGGGTTTTCTTCACATAGTATATTTAGCAAAGCGTTCAAGAAGAGTACCGGTGTTACGCCTTCACAGTTTCTAGATTATTTAAAAGGCGAATCTGTATAA
- a CDS encoding AAA family ATPase: MNNFFILTGGPGVGKTTLLRSLEKEGFSIVEEVARRIIQEEVQKRGDALPWADKTKYAERMLRGSIESYAHQQVTSPHNITFFDRGIPDTLAYAQMEGLILSPELFEQSNEYRYNPIVFILPRWEEIYQIDQERKQSWEEALKTYHEIQDTYLAHHYQLIEIPKASVEDRRDFVMRTIVATMRLKNNA; encoded by the coding sequence ATGAATAATTTTTTCATACTCACAGGCGGTCCAGGAGTCGGTAAGACAACCTTACTACGGTCCTTAGAAAAGGAAGGCTTTTCTATTGTTGAAGAGGTTGCTCGACGTATTATTCAAGAGGAAGTTCAAAAACGAGGTGATGCACTACCTTGGGCAGATAAAACCAAGTATGCCGAACGCATGCTTAGGGGATCGATTGAAAGCTATGCACATCAACAGGTGACCTCTCCACATAATATTACATTCTTTGATCGCGGAATACCGGATACGTTGGCTTACGCTCAAATGGAAGGTTTAATACTTTCCCCTGAGCTGTTTGAGCAAAGTAATGAATATCGATACAATCCTATCGTCTTTATCCTCCCCCGATGGGAAGAGATTTATCAAATCGATCAGGAGCGAAAGCAATCTTGGGAAGAGGCGTTGAAAACGTATCATGAAATTCAAGACACCTATCTTGCACATCATTATCAGCTTATCGAGATTCCTAAAGCTAGCGTTGAAGATCGACGCGACTTTGTTATGAGAACGATTGTTGCAACGATGCGATTGAAGAATAATGCTTAG
- a CDS encoding (deoxy)nucleoside triphosphate pyrophosphohydrolase has translation MMIHVACALIEKDNQVLICQRSTEMKLPLKWEFPGGKQEEDESLEECLVREVDEELSLQINIHRPLTKVEYHYPDFSLTLYPYLCSIKSGELSKNEHEQAIWVDQVDLWKYDWANADLPIIEEYIRIVRQTI, from the coding sequence ATGATGATACATGTAGCCTGTGCCCTGATAGAGAAAGATAATCAAGTTTTGATTTGCCAACGTTCAACGGAGATGAAATTACCCCTTAAATGGGAATTCCCTGGCGGCAAGCAAGAAGAAGATGAATCCTTGGAAGAATGTTTAGTTCGTGAAGTCGATGAAGAATTAAGTTTACAAATAAATATTCATCGCCCCCTAACGAAGGTGGAATACCATTACCCCGACTTTTCACTAACGCTATATCCCTACTTATGTAGTATTAAATCCGGAGAGCTATCGAAAAATGAGCATGAACAAGCAATATGGGTTGATCAAGTTGATTTATGGAAGTATGACTGGGCAAATGCCGATCTACCCATCATCGAAGAATATATTCGAATCGTAAGACAAACAATATAA
- a CDS encoding Glu/Leu/Phe/Val dehydrogenase dimerization domain-containing protein: MKELLKAFEEKRPEIVFEWKDPETSAEGWVVINSLRGGAAGGGTRMRLGLDRNEVESLAKTMEVKFTVSGPAIGGAKSGINFDPTDPRKKEVLDRWFKVVTPLLKNYYGTGGDLNIDEITDVIPLTEQYGLWHPQEGVLSGHFDVRENGRIHQIGQLRYGVSKVLEDANYSPELKRKYKVADMITGYGVAESVKHFYSLFAGDIGEKTAIIQGWGNVAAAAAFYLSKLGVKIVGIIDRVGGLINEQGFSEKEIADLFLSRKGNALTAEHLIPFDEINNRIWNLGAHIFIPAAASRLVSKDQVNTLVQHGLELIASGANVPFADKEIFYGPVMEYADQHVAVIPDFIANCGMARVFAYLMQPNIEISDDALFSDVSEIIYKALSAIYDADPQKKTEISSRGYEIALKRLLETRV; the protein is encoded by the coding sequence ATGAAAGAATTATTGAAAGCTTTCGAAGAGAAGCGTCCTGAGATTGTGTTTGAGTGGAAAGATCCAGAGACGAGTGCTGAAGGCTGGGTTGTTATAAATTCTCTTCGCGGTGGTGCTGCGGGAGGAGGAACGCGTATGCGTCTAGGGCTTGACCGCAATGAGGTAGAATCTCTTGCAAAAACAATGGAGGTGAAATTTACTGTTTCAGGACCTGCTATTGGGGGCGCAAAGTCAGGGATTAATTTTGATCCAACAGATCCTCGTAAGAAAGAAGTATTGGATCGCTGGTTTAAGGTGGTAACCCCATTATTGAAGAACTATTATGGAACCGGTGGCGACTTAAATATCGATGAGATTACTGACGTTATTCCGCTAACAGAGCAATATGGCTTATGGCATCCCCAGGAAGGTGTGTTGAGTGGTCATTTTGACGTGCGGGAGAATGGTCGTATCCATCAAATTGGACAGCTACGGTATGGTGTGTCGAAAGTGCTCGAGGATGCCAATTACAGTCCTGAATTAAAGCGCAAGTATAAAGTCGCTGATATGATTACAGGTTATGGCGTTGCGGAGTCTGTAAAGCATTTCTACAGTTTGTTTGCAGGTGATATAGGGGAGAAGACGGCGATTATCCAAGGTTGGGGTAATGTTGCAGCAGCAGCAGCTTTTTACCTCAGCAAGTTAGGGGTTAAAATCGTTGGAATTATTGACCGAGTTGGAGGCTTGATAAATGAACAGGGGTTTTCGGAAAAGGAAATCGCAGATCTATTCCTTTCGCGAAAGGGAAATGCACTAACAGCTGAACATCTCATTCCTTTTGATGAGATTAATAATCGTATCTGGAATTTGGGCGCTCATATCTTTATTCCCGCAGCGGCTTCTAGATTGGTGTCTAAGGATCAGGTGAATACTTTAGTGCAACATGGACTCGAATTAATTGCTTCAGGAGCGAACGTTCCTTTCGCCGATAAAGAGATATTCTATGGACCTGTGATGGAATATGCAGACCAACATGTTGCGGTAATTCCTGACTTTATTGCGAATTGTGGAATGGCGAGAGTATTTGCATACCTCATGCAACCTAATATTGAGATTAGTGATGATGCCCTGTTTTCCGATGTGTCAGAAATTATTTATAAGGCGCTAAGCGCAATTTATGATGCAGATCCGCAGAAGAAGACCGAGATTTCCTCTAGAGGCTATGAGATAGCTTTGAAAAGGCTTTTGGAAACTAGAGTTTAG
- the hppD gene encoding 4-hydroxyphenylpyruvate dioxygenase, whose amino-acid sequence MAQTFAEKIALAQDFLPINGTDYVEFYVGNAKQAAHYYKTAFGFQSEAYAGPETGVRDRASYVVRQNKVRLVLTTALNSDHPIAEHVKKHGDGVKILALWVDDAEKSFNETVSRGAKVYQELEIKQDAFGEVRTAGIYTYGETVHMFVERKNYQGVFMPGYQAWESEYNPEATGLLYIDHCVGNVGWERMNETVKWYEEVMGFVNILSFDDKQINTEYSALMSKVMSNGNGYVKFPINEPAEGKKKSQIEEYLEFYEGEGVQHAALATNDIVSTVKALKARGVEFLGAPPETYYEMLPERIGEIDEEIKIIQDLGILVDRDEEGYLLQIFTKPVEDRPTLFYEIIQRKGAQSFGAGNFKALFEAIEREQEKRGNL is encoded by the coding sequence ATGGCACAGACATTTGCAGAAAAGATTGCTTTAGCGCAGGATTTTCTTCCTATCAACGGAACAGATTATGTTGAATTCTATGTCGGCAATGCAAAACAAGCCGCACATTATTACAAAACAGCATTTGGATTTCAATCGGAAGCCTATGCTGGCCCAGAAACTGGAGTTCGTGATCGCGCCTCTTATGTGGTTCGACAAAATAAGGTACGTCTAGTTTTAACAACGGCTTTAAATTCGGATCATCCCATCGCAGAACACGTAAAGAAACATGGTGATGGCGTGAAAATCCTAGCCCTTTGGGTTGACGACGCTGAGAAATCTTTTAATGAAACAGTAAGTCGTGGGGCTAAAGTTTATCAAGAATTAGAGATTAAGCAAGATGCTTTTGGTGAGGTTCGAACTGCAGGTATTTACACCTATGGTGAGACGGTACATATGTTCGTTGAGCGCAAGAACTATCAAGGAGTCTTTATGCCGGGTTATCAAGCCTGGGAGTCAGAATATAATCCAGAGGCCACCGGCTTGCTTTATATTGATCATTGCGTTGGTAATGTAGGTTGGGAACGGATGAATGAAACGGTCAAATGGTATGAGGAAGTGATGGGTTTTGTTAACATCCTATCCTTCGATGATAAGCAAATTAATACGGAGTACTCAGCCCTTATGAGTAAGGTGATGAGCAATGGAAATGGCTATGTGAAGTTTCCTATTAATGAGCCTGCGGAGGGCAAGAAGAAGTCGCAAATCGAGGAGTATTTGGAGTTTTATGAGGGCGAAGGTGTACAGCATGCTGCACTTGCAACAAATGATATTGTCAGCACAGTGAAGGCATTGAAAGCTCGCGGCGTTGAGTTTCTAGGAGCACCTCCAGAAACATACTACGAAATGTTGCCAGAACGAATTGGTGAAATAGACGAGGAAATTAAGATTATTCAGGATTTAGGGATTTTGGTCGATCGTGATGAAGAGGGTTATTTATTACAAATTTTCACCAAGCCTGTTGAAGATCGTCCGACTTTATTTTATGAAATCATTCAACGTAAGGGTGCACAGAGTTTTGGTGCTGGCAACTTCAAAGCCTTATTTGAAGCTATTGAACGTGAACAAGAAAAAAGAGGAAACCTATAA